The following coding sequences lie in one Brevibacterium marinum genomic window:
- a CDS encoding NAD(P)H-dependent oxidoreductase translates to MMRILSITTSLSEDSTTLKLSNKIIAAATSAAEDAGLSMETDHVNVRNLGSDLTDMALTGFRSENLEATFATLAEADVIVTVAPVYKVAPVGLHTLFWQLIDEKALANKPVLIGSTGGTPRHSLAAETVLRPMLSYLKGIVVPTTVFAATDDWGSVEGGRALNARVGQASAELIGLATSLSGAGANAGTAPGGAPSSGTEATSTEATSAETTGEFGRPTTRRSPSVDDEFNPELITPFAQLLEG, encoded by the coding sequence ATGATGCGCATTCTCAGCATCACAACCTCGCTGAGCGAGGACTCGACCACACTGAAACTGTCGAACAAGATCATCGCGGCGGCCACCTCGGCGGCAGAAGATGCGGGTCTGAGCATGGAGACCGATCACGTGAACGTGCGGAACCTGGGCTCGGACCTCACCGATATGGCCCTGACCGGGTTCCGTTCGGAGAACCTCGAAGCGACATTCGCCACGCTCGCAGAGGCGGATGTGATCGTCACCGTCGCACCCGTGTACAAGGTCGCACCGGTGGGCCTGCACACCCTGTTCTGGCAGCTCATCGACGAAAAGGCACTGGCGAACAAGCCGGTGCTCATCGGCTCCACCGGCGGCACACCGCGGCACTCGCTGGCAGCCGAGACCGTCCTGCGTCCGATGCTGTCCTACCTGAAGGGCATCGTCGTGCCGACCACGGTCTTCGCCGCGACCGACGACTGGGGCAGCGTCGAGGGCGGCCGTGCGCTCAATGCACGGGTCGGCCAGGCCAGCGCTGAGCTGATCGGCCTGGCGACGAGCCTGAGCGGTGCCGGCGCGAATGCAGGCACCGCCCCGGGTGGTGCTCCCTCGTCGGGCACCGAGGCGACCAGCACCGAGGCGACCAGCGCCGAGACGACCGGCGAATTCGGCCGTCCCACTACGCGGCGGAGCCCGAGCGTCGACGATGAGTTCAACCCCGAGCTCATCACTCCGTTCGCCCAGCTGCTCGAGGGATGA
- the def gene encoding peptide deformylase, with protein MPIHPIAIYGEPVLHRRAEKITEFDDELTTLVADMHETLDASNGVGLAAPQIGVGKRIFVYNADDEGVRRRGVFINPLLIASKVPDTRPDPDDETEGCLSVPSLDFPLKRADRVTVNGVDETGQSVSLTAEGWFARIMQHEYDHLQGTLYVDRLDRRWAKKWKKEQIANGYDVPGRSWMPGVDPDPFGH; from the coding sequence ATGCCCATTCATCCCATCGCCATCTACGGCGAGCCTGTGCTGCATCGTCGTGCAGAGAAGATCACCGAATTCGACGACGAGCTCACCACCTTGGTCGCCGACATGCATGAGACCCTCGACGCCAGCAATGGGGTCGGTCTGGCCGCTCCTCAGATCGGGGTAGGAAAACGCATCTTCGTCTACAACGCCGACGACGAGGGAGTTCGACGACGCGGTGTCTTCATCAATCCGCTGCTCATCGCCTCGAAGGTCCCCGACACCCGCCCGGACCCCGACGATGAGACCGAAGGCTGTCTCTCGGTGCCGAGCCTCGACTTTCCGCTCAAACGCGCCGACCGTGTCACTGTCAACGGCGTCGACGAGACAGGTCAGTCGGTGTCGCTGACTGCCGAGGGCTGGTTCGCCCGTATCATGCAGCACGAATACGATCACCTGCAGGGCACGCTCTACGTCGATCGCCTCGACCGACGCTGGGCGAAGAAATGGAAGAAGGAACAGATCGCCAACGGCTATGACGTTCCGGGCCGCTCCTGGATGCCGGGGGTCGATCCCGACCCCTTCGGTCACTGA
- a CDS encoding LLM class flavin-dependent oxidoreductase has translation MELGIFTIGDVTTDPTNGTTVSEHQRIKNTVEIAKKAEEVGLDVFATGQHHNPPFVAPANPPVLLSNIAAQTETLRMSTATTLITTTDPVRIAEDYSYAQHLSDGRISLIMGRGNTGPVYPWFGKDIRSGIPLAVENYNLLHRLWREKNIDWEGKFRTPLNGFTVTPTPLDDVPPFVWHGSIRSPEIAEQAAYYGDGFFHNNIFWPMSHTARMVQLYRQRYEYYGHGAAHQAIVGLGGQVFMRKNSQDAVNEFRPYFDNAPVYGHGPSLEDFSTQTPLTVGSPQQVIERTLSFRDWAGDYQRQLFLIDHAGLPQKTVLEQLDLLGEEVVPVLRKEFAKDRPADVPDAPTHESLVVRHREGRDPIPGGGEGSRAYADRQARAAEQNDTQGADR, from the coding sequence ATGGAATTGGGAATCTTCACCATTGGAGACGTCACCACCGATCCCACCAATGGCACCACGGTGTCTGAGCACCAGCGGATCAAGAACACGGTCGAGATCGCCAAGAAGGCCGAAGAGGTCGGTCTCGACGTCTTCGCCACGGGCCAGCACCACAACCCGCCGTTCGTCGCCCCGGCGAATCCGCCGGTCCTGCTCTCGAACATCGCGGCACAGACCGAGACTCTGCGCATGTCGACGGCGACGACCCTGATCACCACCACCGACCCGGTGCGCATCGCCGAGGACTACTCCTATGCGCAGCACCTCTCCGACGGGCGGATCAGCCTGATCATGGGCCGCGGCAACACCGGCCCCGTCTACCCCTGGTTCGGCAAGGACATCCGCTCGGGCATTCCGCTGGCGGTCGAGAACTACAACCTGCTCCACCGCCTCTGGCGCGAGAAGAACATCGACTGGGAGGGCAAGTTCCGCACACCCCTCAACGGGTTCACCGTCACACCGACACCACTCGACGATGTCCCGCCCTTCGTGTGGCACGGTTCGATCCGCAGCCCTGAAATCGCCGAGCAGGCCGCCTACTACGGTGACGGATTCTTCCACAACAACATCTTCTGGCCGATGTCGCACACCGCGCGCATGGTCCAGCTCTACCGTCAGCGCTACGAGTACTACGGACACGGGGCAGCCCACCAGGCGATCGTCGGACTCGGCGGGCAGGTGTTCATGCGCAAGAACTCGCAGGACGCCGTCAACGAGTTCCGGCCGTACTTCGACAACGCACCGGTCTACGGCCACGGCCCCAGCCTCGAGGACTTCTCGACCCAGACACCGCTGACCGTCGGCTCGCCTCAGCAGGTCATCGAACGCACCCTGAGTTTCCGCGATTGGGCCGGCGACTACCAGCGCCAGCTCTTCCTCATCGACCATGCCGGACTGCCCCAGAAGACCGTGCTGGAACAGCTCGACCTCCTCGGCGAGGAAGTCGTGCCCGTCCTGCGCAAGGAATTCGCGAAGGACCGCCCGGCCGATGTGCCCGACGCCCCGACACACGAATCGCTCGTCGTCCGTCACCGCGAAGGCCGAGACCCCATCCCGGGAGGCGGAGAAGGATCGCGTGCCTACGCCGACCGTCAGGCCCGGGCCGCAGAGCAGAACGACACCCAAGGAGCTGATCGATGA
- a CDS encoding 2-hydroxyacid dehydrogenase, giving the protein MSIKTIAFPDSELRNRVIARIPAHQRANVDLVVYSDADKSTKLSRDDVDVVVLPYLDSGPTIELLDELPNLGLVITQTTGYDPVAHLPERGIEVATASGVHTGGTAELALALTLASLRGIDDAVRAQSARIWNHKRNRSLQDRRVMIIGAGEIGSAIADRFEPFEVDLTRVATTAREDDRGRIHGVGELPKLLPHTEVVVLITPLTESTNKLVDKDFLAALPDNALIVNVARGKVVDTDALVAELSSGRLHAALDVMDPEPLPENHPLWGTPNTLITPHEGGDTSAFEPRVVQVLAEQVRRLNDGEQPLNLVSTD; this is encoded by the coding sequence ATGTCGATCAAGACCATTGCCTTCCCGGACTCTGAACTCCGCAACCGCGTCATCGCCCGGATTCCGGCGCATCAGCGCGCCAACGTCGATCTGGTCGTCTACTCGGATGCCGATAAGTCGACCAAGCTCAGCCGAGACGACGTCGACGTCGTCGTGCTCCCGTATCTCGACTCGGGACCGACCATCGAGCTCCTCGACGAGCTGCCGAACCTGGGTCTGGTGATCACCCAGACCACCGGCTACGATCCCGTCGCGCATCTGCCCGAGCGCGGCATCGAGGTGGCCACGGCCTCGGGCGTGCACACCGGCGGAACGGCGGAGCTTGCCCTGGCTCTGACCCTGGCGAGCCTGCGCGGCATCGACGACGCCGTTCGCGCGCAGAGCGCGAGGATCTGGAACCACAAGCGCAACCGCTCCCTGCAGGACCGCCGCGTCATGATCATCGGCGCCGGAGAGATCGGGTCAGCGATCGCCGATCGTTTCGAGCCCTTCGAGGTCGACCTCACGCGGGTGGCCACGACCGCACGTGAAGACGATCGGGGCCGGATCCACGGTGTCGGCGAACTGCCGAAGCTGCTTCCCCACACCGAGGTGGTCGTGCTCATCACGCCCCTGACCGAATCGACGAACAAGCTCGTCGACAAGGACTTCCTCGCCGCTCTGCCCGACAACGCACTCATCGTCAATGTCGCCCGGGGAAAGGTCGTCGACACCGACGCGCTCGTGGCTGAGCTGAGCAGCGGTCGCCTGCACGCCGCCCTCGACGTCATGGATCCCGAACCCCTGCCGGAGAACCACCCGCTGTGGGGGACTCCCAACACCCTCATCACCCCACATGAGGGAGGAGACACCTCGGCGTTCGAACCGCGGGTGGTGCAGGTCCTGGCCGAGCAGGTCCGCCGACTCAACGACGGCGAGCAGCCGCTCAACCTCGTCTCGACGGACTGA
- the cysK gene encoding cysteine synthase A gives MTIFNNVSDLVGRTPLIRVNKASERSGAEIVAKLESYNPANSVKDRIGVAMIDAAEASGELKPGGTIVEATSGNTGIALAMIGTSRGYKVVLTMPESMSKERRALLRAFGAELVLTDKAQGMKGAVDRAEELAAEGAVLVRQFENQANADIHRSTTGPEILEDTDGKVDIFVSGIGTGGTITGAGAALREANPDVKIVAVEPAASPLLSGGDAGPHTIQGLGANFVPGVLDTKIYDEVVTIENDESFTRAREVAKEEGLLVGISSGAALIAAEQLGARPENAGKRIVVVLPDFGERYLSTPLFAEYMD, from the coding sequence TTGACCATCTTCAACAATGTCTCCGACTTGGTCGGTCGCACCCCACTCATCCGCGTGAACAAGGCCAGTGAGCGCTCGGGCGCAGAGATCGTCGCCAAGCTCGAATCCTACAATCCCGCGAATTCGGTCAAGGACCGCATCGGTGTCGCAATGATCGACGCGGCCGAGGCCTCGGGTGAGCTCAAGCCGGGCGGGACGATCGTCGAGGCGACGTCCGGCAACACCGGCATCGCCCTGGCGATGATCGGCACCTCCCGCGGATACAAGGTCGTGCTGACCATGCCGGAGTCCATGTCGAAGGAACGCCGCGCGCTGCTGCGCGCCTTCGGTGCCGAGCTCGTCCTCACCGACAAGGCCCAGGGCATGAAGGGCGCCGTCGACAGGGCCGAGGAACTCGCAGCGGAAGGCGCAGTCCTCGTTCGCCAGTTCGAGAATCAGGCCAATGCCGACATCCACCGCAGCACCACCGGGCCGGAGATCCTCGAAGACACCGACGGCAAGGTCGACATCTTCGTCTCCGGAATCGGCACCGGAGGAACCATCACGGGGGCAGGAGCCGCTCTGCGTGAGGCCAACCCGGACGTCAAGATCGTCGCCGTCGAGCCCGCCGCATCCCCGCTGCTCTCAGGTGGAGACGCCGGCCCGCACACGATCCAGGGACTCGGAGCGAACTTCGTCCCCGGTGTCCTCGACACCAAGATCTACGATGAGGTCGTCACCATCGAGAACGACGAATCCTTCACCCGCGCCCGCGAGGTCGCGAAGGAAGAGGGTCTGCTCGTCGGAATCTCCTCCGGTGCCGCACTCATCGCCGCCGAGCAGCTGGGCGCCCGCCCTGAGAACGCCGGCAAGCGCATCGTGGTCGTCCTGCCCGACTTCGGTGAGCGCTACCTGTCGACTCCGCTGTTCGCCGAGTACATGGACTGA
- the epsC gene encoding serine O-acetyltransferase EpsC: MKALWTAAAAAIGVAAYGLSRPGVRATLREDLDTVRRRDPAARNDFVSLVSYPGMHAIWAHRGLHRLWQNDSAKVPARLMSQAVRTLTGVEIHPGATIGRRFFIDHANGVVIGETSEIGDDVMLYHQVTLGGTSMEQAKRHPTIGNHVLVGAGAKILGPVVVGDNSSVGANAVVVKHVAADSSAVGIPAKVRPYKKPTSPEADGPEAYDGKRTKDADFDLIDPAIWI; this comes from the coding sequence ATGAAGGCACTGTGGACGGCGGCGGCCGCGGCGATCGGGGTGGCAGCCTATGGGCTGAGCCGACCGGGGGTGCGCGCAACCCTGCGTGAGGACCTCGATACCGTTCGCAGACGCGACCCGGCTGCGAGGAATGACTTCGTCTCGTTGGTCTCCTACCCGGGTATGCACGCGATCTGGGCCCACCGCGGCCTGCACCGACTGTGGCAGAACGACTCCGCCAAGGTCCCGGCCCGGCTGATGTCCCAGGCCGTGCGAACCCTGACGGGTGTCGAAATCCATCCCGGTGCGACGATCGGACGGCGCTTCTTCATCGACCACGCCAACGGAGTCGTCATCGGCGAGACCTCGGAGATCGGCGACGACGTCATGCTCTATCACCAGGTCACCCTGGGCGGCACGTCGATGGAGCAGGCGAAGCGGCACCCGACCATCGGCAATCATGTGCTCGTCGGGGCCGGCGCGAAGATCCTCGGGCCGGTCGTCGTCGGCGACAACTCCTCGGTCGGGGCGAATGCGGTCGTCGTCAAGCATGTCGCCGCGGACTCGAGCGCCGTAGGAATTCCCGCCAAAGTCAGGCCCTACAAGAAGCCCACCAGCCCCGAGGCGGACGGACCGGAGGCATACGACGGCAAACGGACCAAGGACGCCGACTTCGACCTGATCGATCCTGCCATCTGGATCTGA
- a CDS encoding MarR family winged helix-turn-helix transcriptional regulator, producing MVEIKLGRDRDALAQRSWRLYFETSQRIRQNLEGNLKDRAGLTVSDYNTLLLLWEEPTHTLTMSVLAKRLVFSPSRLNYRIKVLEDAGLVTKTECAEDKRAHNVDLTEAGAQAFLDAGRQHRENIEDVFLSHVDDEELAVIERVFARIDRALPE from the coding sequence ATGGTCGAGATCAAACTCGGCCGCGATCGTGACGCGCTCGCGCAGAGGTCGTGGCGGCTGTACTTCGAGACCTCGCAGCGCATCCGACAGAACCTCGAGGGCAATCTCAAGGACCGGGCGGGCCTGACCGTCAGCGACTACAACACGCTGCTGCTGCTGTGGGAGGAGCCGACCCATACGCTGACGATGAGCGTCCTGGCGAAGAGACTCGTGTTCTCACCGTCACGGCTCAACTACCGGATCAAGGTACTCGAAGACGCCGGCCTGGTGACGAAGACGGAATGTGCGGAGGACAAGCGGGCACACAACGTCGACCTCACCGAAGCGGGTGCCCAGGCCTTCCTCGACGCGGGACGTCAGCACCGGGAGAACATCGAAGACGTCTTCCTCTCCCATGTCGACGACGAAGAGCTCGCGGTCATCGAGAGGGTCTTCGCCCGAATCGACAGGGCGCTGCCGGAGTGA